TTCCCGGACGCGATCACGGTCGCCGAAGCCCTCGAGCTCTACAGCTCCTTCTATCGGAACCCCGCCGACTGGCGCGAGCTCATGGAGCTCCTCGGTCTCACCGAGAGGCGCAACACCCGGTACAAGGCTCTGTCAGGCGGGCAGAAGCAGCGGCTCTCGATCGCGCTCGCCCTGGTCGGCAATCCGTCGGTCGCGATCCTCGACGAGCTCACGACGGGACTGGACCCACAGGCGAGGCGCGACACCTGGAGCCTCATCGAGCGGGTTCGTGGCACGGGCGTCACGATCCTCCTCGTCACGCACTTCATGGATGAGGCGGAGCGCCTCAGCGACCGGATCGCCGTCATCGACGGAGGCCGCGTCGCCGCAGTGGATACGCCCGCAGGCCTGATTGCGCAGTCGACTGCGGTGCAGCAGGTCCGGTTCCGCGTGAGTCGACCGCTGGACGAGAGCGTCCTGACCGAGCTTCCCGACGTGACCGAGGTCGAGAACACGGACGGCCGCTGGCTGGTCACCGGCGGGGGACCGCTTCTGACCAGCGTCGCAGGAGCGCTCGCCAGGGCGCAGGTCGTGGCGGAGGATCTCCGCATCGACCAGCGCAACCTCGACGACGCGTTCGTGGCCCTCACGGCGCGCGCCGCGGAGTCCCCAGAACCCTCCGAGAGCAGCATCGACTGATGCGTGCTCTCCCGAAGATGGTCAAGGTCGAGACGAAGCTCTTCCTTCGCGACGCTGCCACAGTCACCTTCGGTGTGCTGTTCCCGACGGGCCTCCTACTCGGGCTGGGTGCCATCCCGACGCTCAGAGAGTCGTCGCCGGAAACCGGCGGGCTCCGGTCCATCGACGTCTGGGCGCCGACGGCACTGGTGTTCGGGATGGTGATGATCGCCGTGCAGCACGTCCCGACGGTGATCGCGACGTATCGTGAACGCGGCATCCTGCGCAGGCTGTCGACAACCCCGGCCCATCCGCGGAACGTCCTGCTCGCGCAGATGATCGTCGCGTTCGCTTCCGCGGTCGTCGCCGCGGCCCTCATGATCTTCCTCGCGTGGGCGGTGCTGGACATCGCGCCGCCCGAGCGTCCCCTGGAGTTCGTCGTCGCCTTCGTCGTCGGCTATGCGGCACTGCTCGGGCTCGGCATGGTCTCCGCGGCCATGGCCCGCACGAGCAGCGCCGCGAACCAGATCGGGACCGTCATGTTCGTCGCGCTGATGTTCTTCGGAGGGGCATTCCTGCCCCGTGTCCTCATGCCCGACGTGCTGCGCGAGGTCGGCGAGTTCATCCCGCCTGGACTGCAGGCTCTCACCGCGGCGTGGTCCGCCGAAGCGGGTGAGATCACCGCCACCGCCGGTGGGCAGGCCTTCTGGCTGCAGATTGCCATAATGGCGGGTGTCGCCATGATCACGAGCGCGATCGCCGCGAAGCGCTTCCGCTGGGAGTAGGTGTCGATGATTCGGGATGCCGGGGCCGGCGAGCGCCCGCGCTCCGGGACGTACGGGTCCGCCGTCGCGGAAGAGGCGGAGATCGCGAATCGATCCCGATTGGCCTGGAAAGAGCAGCAGCTGCGGATCTGGGACCTGCTGCAGCTGATCACCCCGTGGCTGCTGCTGACGATCTCGACGGCGATCTACTTCTCGTGGGTGCTTCCGGCTTCCGGTGAACGATTCTGGCCCGAGGGCGCAACCGTCCTCGGGCTGGTCGCGGTCGCGGTCCTGTGGGTGCTGTTCTGTCACACGCTGCCCCTCAAGAGGAAGACGCTCCGCCCCGTGTCGACGGGCATCTTCTTCGTCGGACTGCTGACGCTGTGCGTCACCCTCATGACGTACTCCGACGTCTTCCTCGTCTTCACCATCGCAGGCTTCTTCCACGCGTACCTGCTCAGGCCGTGGCCGTTGGGGGTGCTCGGAGTCCTGGCCACCTCGGTGGTCCTCAACGCCTCGGTGATGCGCGTGTGGGCAGACCCGACCGCGGACGTGCTGGCGGAGTTCATCCTGATCGTCGCCGTGCAGACCGCGGCGATCGGGGTGGGTATCGTGCTGACGGCGCGCAGCGAGCCGGAGGAACGCAAGCGTGAGGAGCTCGTCGAGCGGCTCGAGGCGGCACTGCACGAGAACGCCGGGCTTCATGCGCAGCTGGTCGCCCAGGCGCGTGAATCCGGGGCGCAGGACGAGCGGCAGCGACTGGCCGGCGAGATCCACGACACGCTGGCTCAGGGTCTCGCCGGCATCATCACGCAGCTCCAGGCAGCGGAGCGTTCCGCCAGTCGGCGGGGCGAGACGGAAGAACACGTTGCGCGTGCACTTCGGCTTGCGCGGAGCAGCCTGACCGAGGCAAGACGGTCCGTGCGGGCGCTCGCTCCGCAGGAGCTCGGGCGAGCGCACCTCCCCGACGCGCTTCGCACCTTGACCGAGCGATGGTCGGAGGACCAGGGGGTCAGCGCGCAGGTGGAGGTCACCGGCACCCGAGAGCCACTGAGCCCGGCGATCGAGGTGTCGCTCTTCCGGGTCGCGCAGGAGTCGCTGACCAACGTGGCGAAGCACGCGAAGGCCTCGCGCGTCGGTGTCACCCTGTCGTACACGGGCATCGAGGTGCTGTTGGACGTGCGTGATGATGGACGCGGGTTCGTGACAGGGGTCGGCACCGGCTTCGGCCTGACGAGCATGCGCCAACGCATCAGAGGGGTCGGCGGTCACGTCGAGGTGCAGAGCGCGCCGGGTGAAGGGACATCCGTCAGTGTGCGCGTCCCGGCGATCGCCCCCGGCGGCACGAGAGCAGAGGGGGAGACCGACCGATGATCCGACTCGTCGTCGTCGACGACCACCCGATCGTGAGGGGCGGGCTTCGCGACACGTTCGCGGACGCCGAGGACATCGTCGTGGTCGGTGAGGCCGGGGACGGAGCCGAGGGCATCGAGCGTGCGGAGCAGCTGGCAGCGGACGTCGTGCTCATGGACCTTCGGATGCCCGGGATGGACGGCGTCGCCGCGACCGCGGCCCTGCGCGAGCGGGTTCCCAGTGCCCGAGTGCTGATCCTGACCACCTTCGACAGCGAGAGCGACGTTCTGCCGGCGATCGAGGCGGGTGCGATCGGCTATCTCCTGAAGGATGCTCTGCCCGACGAGCTGATGCGCGCCGTACGTGCAGCCGCCCGTGGCGAGTCGGTGCTCGCGCCGTCGGTGACGCAGCACCTCATGGGGCAGGTTCGGAGGCCCGGCGCCGGCACGCTGACCGATCGAGAGAAGCAGGTGCTGCAGCTGGTCGCGAACGGCAGCTCGAACCGGGAGGCCGCTGCGGCGCTCTTTATCGGTGAGGCGAGCATCAAGACCCACCTGCAACACATCTACGACAAGCTCGGCGTTCGTGATCGGGCCTCGGCGGTGGCCGAGGGCTACCGCCGTCGCCTGCTCACGTGACGCCCGTGGTGCTGGAATACGCTTTGTCCATGAATCCTGTGCGTCGCCCTGCCCGTCTCGCTGCCTTCGCCGCCGCCTCCCTCCTGGCGCTCGCCGTCGGGTGCGCCCCGGCCGACGAGGGTGACGACGACACCGACGCGTCCGACAGCGCGGCGTCCTGCGAGAAGGCCGACCTCCCCCTGAAGACCGACGGCCAGCTCACGATCGGCACCGACTCCCCGGCGTACGAGCCGTGGTTCGTCGACGACGACCCGAGCAACGGCAAGGGCTTCGAGAGCGCGGTCGCGTACGCCGTCGCCGACCAGCTCGGGTTCGCGAAGGACGAGGTCGTGTGGGAGGCGGTGCCGTTCAACACGAGCTACCAGCCGGGTGAGAAGTCGTTCGACTTCGACATCAACCAGGTCTCGATCACCGAGGAGCGCGCGAAGGCGGTCACGTTCTCGGAGCCCTACTACAAGGCGGCGCAGGCGATCATCACGCTCGAGGACAGCCCGTACGCGAAGGCCACGAGCTTCGCCGACCTCAAGGACGCACAGTTCGGCGCGCAGGTCGGGACGACCTCGCTGAACGCGATCGACCAGATCGCGCCGGCGAAGCAGCCTCGCGTGTACGACGACAGCAACCAGGCCACCAAGGCCCTCGAGGTCGGCCAGATCGACGCGCTCGTCCTCGACCTGCCGTCCGCGTTCTACACGACCGCAGCGGTGCTCTCCGAGCCCGGTGTGATCGTCGGGCAGTTCCAGCCCGAGACCGGGCAGAGCGAGGAGTTCGGCCTCCTCCTGCAGAAGGGCAGCGAGCTCGTCGGATGCCTGGACGAGGCGATCACCACGCTGCGTGAGGACGGCACCCTCGCCGATCTCGAAGAGCAGTGGCTGTCGCAGACCACGGGTGTGCCTGAGCTGTCGTGAGCGCCTCCTGGGAGGTGAGCGCGCGCCAGCTCGAACGCCTGGCGTTCCGGCGCCGTCGCGACCGCCGCCGGATGACGATCGCGCTCGTGTCGACCGTCGTCGTGCTCGTCGGCGCCTGGCTCCTGATCACCTCCGCGCCGGGCTGGGACCGCGTCCGCGAGACGTACTTCGACTGGGACGACGCCAAGGCAGCCTTCCCCGACATCGCGAAGGCGTTCGTCACGAACATCAAGGCGTTCCTCGTCGCCGAGGTCCTGATCCTCGCGCTCGCGCTGCTCGTCGCGATCATCCGGGTGGTGCCGTCGGCGTGGATGGCGCCGCTGAAGGTCCTCGCCACGATCTACACCGACGTCTTCCGTGGCACGCCGACCCTGCTCGTCGTGCTCCTGGTCGGGTTCGGGATCCCGGCCCTCGGTCTCCAAGGCGCCCCGACGAGCCTGTTCTGGCTCGGCGTCATCGCGCTGACCCTGAGCTACGGGGCGTACGTCGCCGAGGTGATCCGTGCAGGCATCTTGTCGGTCCACCCGAGCCAGTGGGCCAGCGGTCGGTCGCTCGGCCTCTCGTACGGCAAGACCCTCCGCCACGTCGTTCTGCCGCAGGCGCTCCGCCGCGTGACGCCGCCGCTGCTCAACGACTTCGTCTCGCTCCAGAAGGACACCGCCCTGCTCTCCGTGATCGGCCTCGTCGAGGCGCTGCGGCAGGCGCAGATCTTCTCCAGCCGCGACTTCGTCTTCACGCCGTACGTCGTCGCGGCCGCCTTCTTCATCGTGGCGACGATCCCGCTCGCGCGGTTCACCGACTGGCTGTCGCTGCGTGCGGCCCGACGACAGAGCGGGGCAGCATGAGCGGGCTCCTGGAGGCGCGCGGCGTCCGCAAGACGTACGGCGACCACGACGTGCTCAAGGGTGTCGACCTGAGCGTCGACGCGCACCACGTGGTGTGCCTGATCGGCGCGTCCGGCTCGGGCAAGTCGACGCTCCTGCGCTGCCTCAACCTGCTCGAGGTCGTGGACGACGGCGAGATCTGGTTCGACGGCGCCGAGATCACCGACCCGCGGGTCGACGTCGACGAGGTGCGCCGTGACATCGGCACGGTCTTCCAGGCCTTCAACCTCTTCCCGCACATGTCGGTCCTCGACAACGTCACGCTCGGCCCCCGCAAGGTCCGCGGTGGTCGCCGTCGCGACGCCGAGGAGCGCGCGATGGCGCTGCTCACGCGGTTCGGTCTCGCCGACCAGGCGCGCAAGCATCCCGACGCGCTCTCGGGAGGCCAGCAGCAGCGGGTCGCGATCGTCCGCGCTCTCGCGATGGAGCCGAAGGTCCTGCTGCTCGACGAGGTCACCTCGGCGCTCGACCCGATGCTCGTCGGCGAGGTCCTCGAGGCGGTGCGCGAGCTGAAGGCCGAGGGCATGACGATCGTGATGGCCACCCACGAGATGCAGTTCGCGCGCGAGGTCGCCGACGAGGTGCTCTTCCTCGAGAGCGGTGTCGTGTGCGAGCGCGGGACGGCCGAGCAGGTCTTCACCGACCCGACCGATCCGCGTACGCGCGCGTTCCTGGCGCGCCACCTGGCCTGACGCGCGCTGCCCACCAGGCGAGGTGGCTTCGTGCGACCGGGTCTCGATCGCTTCGCGCCTCGACCAGCGGGAGGGGGGTCTCGATCGCTTCGCGCCTCGACCAGCGGGAGGGGGGTCTCGATCGCTTCGCGCCTCGACCAGCGGGGGCCACGCGGGAATGTCTCCCGTACGGGTGGACTTGTCCTCTGCATGGTCGCCACGGGGTACGACGCACAGCCCGTCCGCACGTCCGAGCCTGTCGCAGCGCTCGACGAGCTCCTCGGGGCGCTGCACTGGAGCGTGACCGGGTTCGCCCGCGACGACCTCGGTGCCGGCGACCACCGGCGCTACCACGGTGACGGGATGCGCTTCCACTACGTCGTCTCCGGTGACGCGGTGGTCAGCCGCGGCACAGAACGGACCGAGCTGCGGGAGGGCGCGTTCCTGCTTCTGCCGCGCGGCGGTGAGGCGCTCCTCCGCTCGACCACGACGACGACGCTCTACACCGGCAACCTCCGGCTCGAGGTCTCCGACGGCGACCGGCTGGTCCGGCTCATGCCCGACACGGTGCTCGCCTGCTGCTTCCGCGCCGCCGAACCCGTCATGGGGCCGCTGCTGGACGCGATGGACGACGAGGTGCGCCGCGCGCGGCCCGGCTCGAGCTCGCTCACGACCCGGATCGCGAACCTCGTGATGGTCGCGGCGATCCGTCAGTGGGCGGAGTCCGGCTGCGGCGCCGCGAGCGGATGGCTCGGCGCGATCCGCGACCCGCACGTGGCCCGAGTGCTCGCCGCCATCCACGACGACCCCGGCTCGCCCTGGACGGTCGCGTCGCTCGCCCAGGTGGCGAGTGCGTCGCGGTCGCAGTTCTCCGAGCAGTTCCGTGCCGCGGTGGGCGACAGCCCTCACCGGTACCTGACGGCGGTCCGGATGCGGAAGGCCATGGACCTGCTGCGCACCGGCACCCCGTCGACGTACGTCGCCTCGGTCACCGGCTACGGGTCGGAGGCGGCGTTCAGCCGCGCGTTCCGACGCCACACCGGACTGTCGCCGCGCGCGTGGCGGCAGGCCGCCTGACTCGGCCCACCGCCACGCCGTCCCCCGTCGTCCCCAGAGGTCAGACCCGGCGAGCGGCCCCGAGCAGGGCGCCGCCCAGCACCGCGGCGACACCACCGAGCACCAGAGCCGTGCGCACGTCGAACGCGTCGACGACGAGCCCGCCGACCGCTGCGCCCAGCGCGATCGCGATCTGGAACGTCGCCACGAACAACCCGCCCATGCTCTCCAGCCGGTCCGGCGCGACGCGCGCGATCCATGTCTGGACGGCGGTCGGGATCCCGCCGAAACCGATCCCCCAGAGCACGACCGTCGCCGCCACCAGGGCGTACGAGGTGCCGCCGAGCGCGAGCGTCACCGTCGCGACTCCGATCAGGACAGGTGCTGCGACCACGAGAAGCCGCAACCGCTTGTCGGCCAGCAGCCCGCTCAGGATGTTGCCGACGAAGCTCGCCGCCCCGTACGCCGCCAGCAGCCCGGCGAGGCCGGCCGCGGTCAGCAGCGGGACGCGGTCGAGCGCCGGCCGAAGGTAGGTGAAGCCGGCGAAGTGTCCACCGGCGATCAGCGCCGTTGCCGTCATCCCGACGAGCACGATGCGGCGCCTGGCCGTCTCGAGGAGGATGCGCAGCGAGCCGCTGGACGTGACCGGGAGTCGGGGAAGGGTGACGAGCTGCGCCACCAGGGCGAGCACGGCGGTTCCGCCAGCGGCGACGAACACCCACCGCCAGCCCCACAGCTCCCCCAGGAACGCTCCGACGGGGACGGCCAGCACCGTGGCGAGCGAGACGCCCGAGTTGACCACCATCATCGCGCGGCCGAGGTGGTCGGGGGCGACGAGCTGGGCGGTCACCGCGAGGACCATCGCCCAGAACCCCGCCAGGGCGACGCCGAGCAGCAGCCGTGCGAGGAGGACCGTGACCAGGCCTGGGCTGATCGCGACCAGCAGGTTCGACACCAGCGCGAGCGCCGTGAGCCCCACCATCACCACGCGCCGGTCCGTGCGCGGCAGCAGGATCGCCAGCGTCGGTGCGGTCACCGCGCCCATCAGTGCGGTGACGGTCACGGTCTGGCCCGCCATGCCCTCGGACACGCCGAGGTCGTGCGCCATCGGCGAGAGGAGGCTCGCGGGGAGGAACTCCGCCGTCACCAGGGTGAAGATGCCCAGCGCCAGCGCACCGACGGCCCACCACGACGCGGGTGGGGCCGAACGATCGACGGCGGTCGTGCCGTCTGCGGTCTGCGTGGCGGTCATGGCGCTCCTTCTCGATTGCTGGTCCCGCCATCGTGGGTCGTGCGGCCAGTCGCGACTTGACCCATCGTCGGGCGGACCTGACCGTTCGTCCTCCGTTCGAGATGCATCATCCGGTGCAATACGTAGCGTGGGGACGGATCGCCCAGCGTGGGGAAGCCGTCGTCGACCAAGCCGTCGGTGCGCGGGGTGGTCGTCGGGGGGAAGACATGTCTCGTACGCACCTCGGGCGTACGGCGTCGCTGTTGCTGGCGCCGACCGTCCTTGCAATGACTCTTCTGGCCGTGGCACTCGCACCGCCGTCGGCCGCGAAGGCGCCGCCGAGCCCGGTCACGCTGTCGACCATCGAGCTACCGGCCGGCCACGTCGGTCAGGTCAGCTGCGCCCGACCGCATCCGGGCACCGTGAGGCTCGGCTCCCTGCTCGTGAGGACCTGGCCGGCCACGAGCTGGATGGCCGCACGTGACTGCGGGACCTCGGGCAGCGAGCACTACGACGGTCGCGCCGTCGACTGGATGACGAACGCGCGCACCGTCAAGGGCAAGAAGCGCGGCAACGACCTCGTCGCCTGGTTGCTGGCGACCGACGCGGCCGGCAACCGGTTCGCGAACGCGCGACGACTGGGCGTCATGTACATCATCTGGAACAACAAGATCTGGTCGACGTACCGATCGCGCGACGGGTGGCGCAGCTACAACGGCTGCACCGCGAAGGCGCGTGCCGGTGCGGGGAGCGACACCACGTGCCACCGCAACCACGTGCACATCTCGCTGTCGTGGGCCGGTGCACGCGGCTACACCTCGTACTGGGACGGCACCGTCGCGGGCGCGAACTACGGGCCGTGCCGGCCGGCGGGCCTCAACTGGGCCGGGCGCTACACGAAGCGGCGCGCGACGCCGTGTCCCTGGTACCCGCGCGTGACCGCAGCCAAGGGGTCGTCGACGGTGCACCGCAGCCTGGTGACCTACTCCGGTCTGCGCATCACGAAGGGCATGCGCGGCCCTGCAGTCCGTGCCGTCCAGCGGGCGATCCGGGTCCCGGTCACCGGGGTGTGGGACGCGACGTCGCGTGCGCAGATGCGCGCGTACAAGGGTGCACGCCACCTCGGTGGGTCCGCCGTCGTCGGTACGGGCGCCTGGCGGTCGCTGCTCACGCAGACCGCACCGAAGCCGAAGGCGCCGCTAGCCTGAGGCGGTGCCGAAACTTCGAGCCCACACCATCAGCGTCTCCGTCGACGGCTTCATGGCCGGTCCCGACCAGGATCTCGAGAACCCGCTCGGCGTCGGCGGTGAGGCGCTGCACGCGTGGATCTTCCCGCAGAAGGACTCGGGCCGACCCGTCGACCCTTCGGGGCCGGACGCGGACTTCCTGCTCCGGCGCACCGAGGGCGTCGGTGCGACCGTGATGGGCCGCAACATGTTCGGGCCCGTCCGCGGTGAGTGGCCTGACGAGTCCTGGCGGGGTTGGTGGGGCGAGGACCCGCCGTTCCACCACCCGACGTTCGTCCTCACCCACCACGCGCGCGAGCCGCTGACGATGGACGGCGGGACGACCTTCCACTTCATCACCGACGGCTTGGAGTCTGCTGTCGAGCAAGCGTTCGACGCGGCTGACGGCCAGGACGTCGTGCTCGGCGGTGGAGCGTCGACGATCCGTGCCGCACTCCAGGTCGGGCTGCTCGACGAGCTGCACGTCGCGATCGTCCCAGTGCTGCTCGGACGCGGCGAGCCGTTGTTCTCCGCACGGCTGCCACCGTCGTACGTGGTGGTCGAGCACGTGCCCTCGGACTCGGTCACGCACGTGGTGATCGCGAAGCGCGAGAGCGCCGCGACCTAGCGCCGCTTCTTGACCTTCACCGTGCGCGTCACCGACGTCACGGTGCGCCAACCCTTGCTGCCCTGCTTCGCGCGGACGACGACCCGGAACCGCTTGGTCCCCTTCGACGTCATCTTCACGTTGGTCGCAGCCAGGCCGGACTTCGAGGTGCGCAGCGTGCGGACCTTGCGCCACTTGCCCTTGCGACGCTCCTGCAGCACGACCTTCGCACGCTTCGCCGGGAGCCCGAGCGAGGTCACCCGCGCCTTGAAGCGGACCTTCTGACCGACCCGTGCCTTCGCCTTGGAGCGACCGAACGACACCTTCGCCGCGAGTCGTGCGAACTCGTTGACCGAGGTGGCGATCGTCGTCGCGCGTCCGTTGACGGCGACCCGCAGCGCCTTGCGCCCACCGCTCGTCGTACGAGCGACCGACGGGGTGCCGCTGGAGGTGAAGACCGTGACGACGCGGGCCGTCTTGCCGGTCCGGACCGGGATCGGCACTCGCACGACCGATCCGCGGCTCGAGGCGCCGTACACCTGACCGAGGATGCCGGCCGTCGTCGTGCCTGCGGAGGCCCGCGGGGCTCCGGTGGTGAGCATGCGGGCGCTGCGCGTGGCGCCGTTGGCGTCCTTCCCGCTCAGCGCGACCCAGTGGCCGCTGGTCCGGACGCCGACGCCCGCGGGCAGGA
Above is a genomic segment from Mumia sp. Pv4-285 containing:
- a CDS encoding ABC transporter ATP-binding protein; this translates as MTALEVRNLHKRYGPHVAVDDVSFTVEAGEIFGIIGPNGAGKTTTVESIAGLRTPDSGSISVLGLDPIKDRAEVRERLGVQLQESSFPDAITVAEALELYSSFYRNPADWRELMELLGLTERRNTRYKALSGGQKQRLSIALALVGNPSVAILDELTTGLDPQARRDTWSLIERVRGTGVTILLVTHFMDEAERLSDRIAVIDGGRVAAVDTPAGLIAQSTAVQQVRFRVSRPLDESVLTELPDVTEVENTDGRWLVTGGGPLLTSVAGALARAQVVAEDLRIDQRNLDDAFVALTARAAESPEPSESSID
- a CDS encoding ABC transporter permease codes for the protein MRALPKMVKVETKLFLRDAATVTFGVLFPTGLLLGLGAIPTLRESSPETGGLRSIDVWAPTALVFGMVMIAVQHVPTVIATYRERGILRRLSTTPAHPRNVLLAQMIVAFASAVVAAALMIFLAWAVLDIAPPERPLEFVVAFVVGYAALLGLGMVSAAMARTSSAANQIGTVMFVALMFFGGAFLPRVLMPDVLREVGEFIPPGLQALTAAWSAEAGEITATAGGQAFWLQIAIMAGVAMITSAIAAKRFRWE
- a CDS encoding sensor histidine kinase, which gives rise to MIRDAGAGERPRSGTYGSAVAEEAEIANRSRLAWKEQQLRIWDLLQLITPWLLLTISTAIYFSWVLPASGERFWPEGATVLGLVAVAVLWVLFCHTLPLKRKTLRPVSTGIFFVGLLTLCVTLMTYSDVFLVFTIAGFFHAYLLRPWPLGVLGVLATSVVLNASVMRVWADPTADVLAEFILIVAVQTAAIGVGIVLTARSEPEERKREELVERLEAALHENAGLHAQLVAQARESGAQDERQRLAGEIHDTLAQGLAGIITQLQAAERSASRRGETEEHVARALRLARSSLTEARRSVRALAPQELGRAHLPDALRTLTERWSEDQGVSAQVEVTGTREPLSPAIEVSLFRVAQESLTNVAKHAKASRVGVTLSYTGIEVLLDVRDDGRGFVTGVGTGFGLTSMRQRIRGVGGHVEVQSAPGEGTSVSVRVPAIAPGGTRAEGETDR
- a CDS encoding response regulator, whose amino-acid sequence is MIRLVVVDDHPIVRGGLRDTFADAEDIVVVGEAGDGAEGIERAEQLAADVVLMDLRMPGMDGVAATAALRERVPSARVLILTTFDSESDVLPAIEAGAIGYLLKDALPDELMRAVRAAARGESVLAPSVTQHLMGQVRRPGAGTLTDREKQVLQLVANGSSNREAAAALFIGEASIKTHLQHIYDKLGVRDRASAVAEGYRRRLLT
- a CDS encoding ABC transporter substrate-binding protein, which encodes MNPVRRPARLAAFAAASLLALAVGCAPADEGDDDTDASDSAASCEKADLPLKTDGQLTIGTDSPAYEPWFVDDDPSNGKGFESAVAYAVADQLGFAKDEVVWEAVPFNTSYQPGEKSFDFDINQVSITEERAKAVTFSEPYYKAAQAIITLEDSPYAKATSFADLKDAQFGAQVGTTSLNAIDQIAPAKQPRVYDDSNQATKALEVGQIDALVLDLPSAFYTTAAVLSEPGVIVGQFQPETGQSEEFGLLLQKGSELVGCLDEAITTLREDGTLADLEEQWLSQTTGVPELS
- a CDS encoding amino acid ABC transporter permease, with protein sequence MSASWEVSARQLERLAFRRRRDRRRMTIALVSTVVVLVGAWLLITSAPGWDRVRETYFDWDDAKAAFPDIAKAFVTNIKAFLVAEVLILALALLVAIIRVVPSAWMAPLKVLATIYTDVFRGTPTLLVVLLVGFGIPALGLQGAPTSLFWLGVIALTLSYGAYVAEVIRAGILSVHPSQWASGRSLGLSYGKTLRHVVLPQALRRVTPPLLNDFVSLQKDTALLSVIGLVEALRQAQIFSSRDFVFTPYVVAAAFFIVATIPLARFTDWLSLRAARRQSGAA
- a CDS encoding amino acid ABC transporter ATP-binding protein, coding for MSGLLEARGVRKTYGDHDVLKGVDLSVDAHHVVCLIGASGSGKSTLLRCLNLLEVVDDGEIWFDGAEITDPRVDVDEVRRDIGTVFQAFNLFPHMSVLDNVTLGPRKVRGGRRRDAEERAMALLTRFGLADQARKHPDALSGGQQQRVAIVRALAMEPKVLLLDEVTSALDPMLVGEVLEAVRELKAEGMTIVMATHEMQFAREVADEVLFLESGVVCERGTAEQVFTDPTDPRTRAFLARHLA
- a CDS encoding AraC family transcriptional regulator codes for the protein MVATGYDAQPVRTSEPVAALDELLGALHWSVTGFARDDLGAGDHRRYHGDGMRFHYVVSGDAVVSRGTERTELREGAFLLLPRGGEALLRSTTTTTLYTGNLRLEVSDGDRLVRLMPDTVLACCFRAAEPVMGPLLDAMDDEVRRARPGSSSLTTRIANLVMVAAIRQWAESGCGAASGWLGAIRDPHVARVLAAIHDDPGSPWTVASLAQVASASRSQFSEQFRAAVGDSPHRYLTAVRMRKAMDLLRTGTPSTYVASVTGYGSEAAFSRAFRRHTGLSPRAWRQAA
- a CDS encoding MFS transporter — translated: MTATQTADGTTAVDRSAPPASWWAVGALALGIFTLVTAEFLPASLLSPMAHDLGVSEGMAGQTVTVTALMGAVTAPTLAILLPRTDRRVVMVGLTALALVSNLLVAISPGLVTVLLARLLLGVALAGFWAMVLAVTAQLVAPDHLGRAMMVVNSGVSLATVLAVPVGAFLGELWGWRWVFVAAGGTAVLALVAQLVTLPRLPVTSSGSLRILLETARRRIVLVGMTATALIAGGHFAGFTYLRPALDRVPLLTAAGLAGLLAAYGAASFVGNILSGLLADKRLRLLVVAAPVLIGVATVTLALGGTSYALVAATVVLWGIGFGGIPTAVQTWIARVAPDRLESMGGLFVATFQIAIALGAAVGGLVVDAFDVRTALVLGGVAAVLGGALLGAARRV
- a CDS encoding dihydrofolate reductase family protein; its protein translation is MPKLRAHTISVSVDGFMAGPDQDLENPLGVGGEALHAWIFPQKDSGRPVDPSGPDADFLLRRTEGVGATVMGRNMFGPVRGEWPDESWRGWWGEDPPFHHPTFVLTHHAREPLTMDGGTTFHFITDGLESAVEQAFDAADGQDVVLGGGASTIRAALQVGLLDELHVAIVPVLLGRGEPLFSARLPPSYVVVEHVPSDSVTHVVIAKRESAAT